A single genomic interval of Sinorhizobium garamanticum harbors:
- a CDS encoding class I SAM-dependent methyltransferase, with protein sequence MSQAPETITTWYVDPDAEDRMSDGHAPIWRHLIELIVERDLSEKSVLDFGCNQGGLLRHLYAIRPFRKALGIDIAEQSIAKAEAFKGNIPVQHAVGGALEGWVEEFDLAISHEVIYLVGDIDAHAADIFKALKPGGVYYAVTGCHTDNPLWPKWRDLVANRTNTVVQDRSITDYARAFAKAGFAVSGRKLEYDGFIPFIEDGWTPDFADALDYYTQTKIVFRLVKTAL encoded by the coding sequence ATGAGCCAAGCCCCCGAGACCATCACCACCTGGTATGTCGACCCGGATGCCGAGGACCGGATGTCTGATGGGCACGCTCCGATCTGGCGGCATCTCATCGAACTGATCGTCGAGCGCGATCTCTCGGAGAAAAGCGTGCTCGACTTCGGCTGCAATCAGGGCGGCCTGTTGCGGCATCTCTATGCGATCAGGCCGTTCCGAAAGGCGCTCGGCATCGACATCGCGGAACAGTCGATCGCCAAGGCCGAGGCTTTCAAGGGCAACATTCCCGTGCAGCACGCGGTCGGCGGAGCGCTTGAGGGGTGGGTCGAGGAATTCGATCTCGCGATCAGCCATGAGGTGATCTATCTCGTCGGGGACATCGACGCACATGCCGCCGACATCTTCAAGGCGCTGAAGCCGGGCGGCGTCTACTATGCCGTCACCGGTTGCCACACCGACAATCCGCTCTGGCCGAAATGGCGCGACCTGGTCGCCAACCGCACGAACACCGTCGTCCAGGACCGTTCGATCACGGACTACGCACGAGCCTTTGCGAAGGCGGGATTCGCAGTGTCCGGCCGCAAGCTCGAATATGACGGCTTCATTCCATTCATCGAGGATGGTTGGACGCCGGACTTCGCCGACGCGCTCGACTACTACACCCAGACCAAAATCGTGTTCCGCTTGGTTAAGACAGCTTTGTAA
- a CDS encoding ABC transporter ATP-binding protein, with protein MPLSCSQLSVLYGRRKALNGFSLSMEPGEIRALIGPNGSGKSTALQALAGLIAPAEGRAEIEGVAAASMSRRAIAKKLAFLPQQPTAPDEMTIAQLVRQGRFPHVGLFRSYGRKDEEAIEWALESTGLTSLADRTLQELSGGERQRAWISAALAQEAGILLLDEPTSFLDIGYQVEVLDLVHRLSRERGVTIVMAIHDINQAIAVSDRISLLEKGELRFDGEPRALAESGLIEQTFRVKGRFVEVAPDKPPHFDVELTKLS; from the coding sequence ATGCCTCTGTCCTGTTCCCAACTGTCGGTTCTCTACGGTCGCCGAAAGGCGCTGAACGGCTTTTCGCTTTCCATGGAGCCGGGCGAGATACGCGCTCTGATCGGCCCAAACGGATCAGGCAAGAGCACGGCGCTCCAGGCGCTTGCGGGCCTGATCGCGCCCGCGGAGGGTCGGGCCGAGATCGAAGGTGTCGCCGCCGCCTCCATGTCGCGACGCGCCATCGCGAAGAAACTCGCCTTCCTGCCGCAGCAACCGACGGCTCCCGATGAGATGACGATTGCCCAGCTCGTCCGGCAGGGGCGGTTTCCCCATGTCGGCCTCTTCCGCTCCTATGGACGCAAGGACGAGGAAGCCATCGAATGGGCGCTCGAGAGCACCGGCCTCACGAGTCTGGCGGACCGAACGCTGCAGGAACTTTCCGGCGGCGAGCGGCAGCGGGCGTGGATATCGGCAGCCCTGGCGCAGGAGGCGGGAATCCTGCTGCTGGATGAGCCGACGTCCTTCCTCGATATCGGCTATCAGGTCGAGGTCCTGGACCTCGTCCATCGCCTCAGCCGCGAGCGGGGTGTTACCATCGTCATGGCGATCCATGACATCAACCAAGCCATTGCCGTCAGCGACCGCATCTCCCTTCTTGAGAAAGGCGAGCTGCGTTTCGATGGCGAGCCGAGAGCGCTTGCGGAAAGCGGGCTGATCGAGCAGACGTTTCGCGTCAAGGGGCGGTTCGTCGAGGTCGCTCCCGACAAGCCGCCCCATTTCGACGTCGAGCTTACAAAGCTGTCTTAA
- a CDS encoding FecCD family ABC transporter permease has product MTSNSPAIAQPNAWLLPAAALLVLISLAAAVFLGVVDIPAEDIVAVLTGGGSSEARAIILDIRLPRIVTGILAGIQFALAGLILQTITRNPLADPSLMGVSQGATLTVTIFLLFTVYIFNPGSHTVAELPIGWLPAAGTVGGMIAGGIIYLLAFRLGLSPLRITLCGIAIGAILHAITIGLIAGWGSARIEIILEWLSGSLYARTWDHALFLLPFTAAGLAVLPLIYRPLILLQFDAAVARSFGLSYRKQFSLALLVSCALAASAVGSVGPIVFVGLVVPHLARFLAGRHFPLVLPLTIVLGAVIVTLGDLIGRLAGRAEEVPIGVVTAIVGAPALLALLRKVP; this is encoded by the coding sequence ATGACATCAAACTCTCCGGCGATTGCGCAACCAAACGCCTGGCTCCTCCCCGCTGCCGCTCTCCTGGTTCTCATCTCCCTCGCCGCCGCGGTCTTCCTCGGTGTCGTCGACATCCCTGCTGAAGACATTGTCGCGGTGCTGACCGGCGGCGGTTCGTCGGAGGCCCGTGCCATTATCCTCGACATCCGGCTGCCGCGGATCGTGACGGGCATCCTCGCCGGCATCCAATTCGCGCTGGCGGGCCTCATTCTTCAGACGATCACCCGAAACCCCCTCGCCGATCCGTCACTCATGGGCGTTTCCCAGGGGGCAACGCTGACGGTGACGATCTTCCTGCTGTTCACGGTCTACATCTTCAATCCCGGCTCCCACACGGTTGCCGAGCTCCCGATCGGATGGCTGCCTGCCGCCGGAACGGTCGGAGGGATGATCGCAGGCGGCATCATCTATCTCCTGGCATTCCGCCTCGGGCTCAGCCCGCTCCGGATCACGCTCTGCGGCATCGCCATCGGCGCGATCCTGCACGCCATCACCATCGGCCTGATTGCCGGCTGGGGTTCTGCACGCATCGAGATCATCCTCGAATGGCTCTCGGGAAGCCTCTATGCCCGAACCTGGGATCACGCGCTCTTCCTGTTGCCGTTCACGGCCGCGGGCCTCGCCGTGCTCCCGCTGATCTACCGCCCGCTCATCCTTCTCCAATTCGACGCGGCCGTGGCCCGATCCTTCGGCCTGTCCTATCGCAAGCAGTTCTCGCTGGCCCTGCTGGTCTCCTGTGCGCTTGCGGCCAGCGCCGTTGGATCAGTCGGCCCGATCGTGTTCGTCGGACTTGTCGTGCCGCACCTGGCGCGGTTCCTCGCCGGACGGCATTTCCCGCTTGTCCTGCCGCTCACCATCGTGCTCGGCGCGGTCATCGTCACGCTCGGCGACTTGATCGGACGGCTCGCCGGTCGTGCCGAGGAAGTGCCGATCGGGGTGGTCACTGCCATCGTCGGCGCGCCAGCTTTGCTCGCGCTTCTGCGCAAGGTTCCCTAA
- a CDS encoding FecCD family ABC transporter permease encodes MDARKSSIAISLVVVATLLLIVVGLLPGAKTLSIDAVVRALLAPDGKIESILVWTLRLPRSLAAAVAGAGLAVSGYLLQSLTRNPLADPGITGVTAGAVAPIVACFVLLPWVSSFYYPFAGLAGGLAAASVTFWVARGGNGRPLHLALGGISVSLFLGAITIYVLLLAGPQSTALMFWISGGFAGRTWSHLLHMLPWVIIGVVGALLLHRVIAMFSLSDHAAAGMGVQLNLWKPILLVLGICPVAGVAPAAGPVAFVGLAAPHIARLLRPRGTGWEIGLTAAIGSLIVTAADLTARTIAIPKELPVGIITALLGGPIFVYLIQRGRLEFKGERA; translated from the coding sequence ATGGACGCACGGAAATCTTCGATAGCCATCTCTCTCGTCGTCGTCGCGACACTGCTGCTCATCGTCGTCGGGCTGTTGCCCGGCGCGAAAACACTCTCGATAGACGCGGTTGTTCGAGCCCTCCTTGCCCCCGACGGCAAGATCGAGTCGATCCTTGTCTGGACGCTCAGGCTCCCACGGAGCCTGGCCGCAGCGGTTGCGGGCGCGGGCCTTGCGGTCTCGGGCTATCTGCTTCAGTCGCTGACCCGCAATCCCCTCGCCGATCCTGGTATCACGGGCGTGACCGCCGGAGCGGTCGCGCCGATCGTCGCCTGCTTCGTTCTGTTACCGTGGGTTTCGTCGTTCTATTACCCGTTCGCCGGACTCGCCGGAGGACTCGCGGCGGCGTCGGTGACGTTCTGGGTGGCGCGGGGCGGCAATGGTCGTCCGCTTCACCTGGCCCTTGGCGGCATAAGCGTCTCGCTCTTCCTCGGGGCGATCACGATCTATGTCCTGCTGCTCGCGGGGCCGCAGTCGACCGCTCTCATGTTCTGGATATCGGGTGGCTTCGCGGGGAGGACGTGGTCGCACCTGCTTCACATGTTGCCCTGGGTCATCATCGGCGTGGTTGGCGCTCTGTTGCTGCACAGGGTCATCGCGATGTTCTCGCTGAGCGACCATGCCGCCGCCGGAATGGGCGTGCAGCTCAATCTGTGGAAGCCAATTCTCCTTGTTCTTGGCATCTGTCCCGTGGCAGGCGTCGCGCCCGCCGCCGGGCCTGTCGCCTTCGTCGGACTGGCGGCGCCCCACATCGCCCGGCTGTTGAGACCGCGAGGAACCGGTTGGGAAATCGGGCTTACCGCCGCCATCGGATCGTTGATCGTGACGGCGGCGGACCTCACCGCGCGAACGATCGCCATCCCCAAGGAGCTCCCGGTCGGCATCATTACGGCGCTTCTGGGCGGCCCTATCTTTGTCTACCTGATCCAGCGCGGCCGACTTGAGTTCAAAGGGGAGCGCGCATGA
- a CDS encoding ABC transporter substrate-binding protein, translating into MATARKIATLFGFLAVLAGTALAEDGKTVTVKDDRGVEVKVPVQPKRIASISYFADDVALALGIKPVASTYMVADRAPDFLLGLTKDMSQIGQRAKPNLELLSEAKPDLIVAIRRYTVGNAPQLEKIAPYVAYNMELLDGSDKEIAELSRILGNPERGLQLNREFRAHLAEISAKAPKDVHPRFAIMWGGEVPFAFHDENTSASIVKAIGGENIAGAMKPGGEFGIDLSLETMLEKDPEVLFIYDYGPDRPHENNPIWSQLTAVKNNRVFYVGDHWVETNGPIAREIVLREAAHYLYPEVFPKADVRAEAAKIIPAAIQK; encoded by the coding sequence ATGGCGACAGCACGCAAAATCGCAACTCTCTTCGGCTTCCTGGCCGTTCTGGCCGGAACCGCGCTTGCTGAGGACGGCAAGACGGTGACGGTGAAAGACGACCGCGGCGTCGAGGTAAAGGTTCCCGTCCAGCCAAAACGCATCGCGTCGATTTCCTACTTTGCCGACGATGTCGCGTTGGCGCTCGGCATCAAGCCCGTGGCCAGCACCTATATGGTGGCCGACCGCGCGCCCGACTTCCTCCTCGGCCTGACGAAGGATATGTCGCAGATCGGCCAGCGCGCCAAGCCGAACCTCGAACTGCTGTCGGAAGCGAAGCCCGACCTGATCGTTGCGATCCGCCGCTACACCGTCGGCAACGCGCCACAGCTCGAGAAGATTGCGCCCTACGTCGCCTACAACATGGAACTGCTCGATGGCAGCGACAAGGAGATCGCCGAACTCTCCAGGATACTCGGCAATCCCGAGCGCGGCCTTCAGCTGAACAGGGAGTTCCGGGCACATCTGGCTGAAATCTCCGCGAAGGCCCCGAAGGATGTTCATCCGCGGTTTGCGATCATGTGGGGCGGCGAAGTGCCGTTCGCGTTCCACGACGAGAACACGTCCGCTTCCATCGTCAAGGCCATCGGCGGCGAGAACATCGCCGGAGCCATGAAGCCGGGAGGCGAGTTCGGTATCGACCTCAGCCTGGAGACGATGCTCGAGAAGGACCCGGAGGTCCTCTTCATCTACGACTACGGCCCGGATCGCCCGCATGAAAACAACCCGATCTGGAGCCAGCTCACGGCGGTCAAGAACAACCGCGTCTTCTATGTCGGCGACCATTGGGTCGAGACCAACGGCCCGATCGCGCGCGAGATCGTGCTCAGAGAGGCGGCCCACTATCTTTACCCGGAAGTCTTCCCCAAGGCGGACGTGCGGGCTGAGGCCGCGAAGATAATCCCCGCCGCGATCCAGAAGTAA
- a CDS encoding dihydrofolate reductase family protein: MAKLVFGMNQSLDGYVDHMAFAPGPTLFRHFIEEAQGQAGSVYGRQMYEIMRYWDDDHPEWDADERAYAAAWRNQPKWVVSRSLKSVGPNARLIEDDLEGAIRALKAERDGEIEVAGPVLAQSLTELGLIDEYRIYLHPVVLGHGKPYFAGPRPPLHLMTHDRIGEDVIRLTYVPA, encoded by the coding sequence ATGGCTAAGCTCGTGTTCGGAATGAACCAGTCCCTGGACGGCTACGTCGATCATATGGCGTTTGCGCCAGGCCCAACGCTCTTCCGCCACTTCATCGAGGAGGCTCAGGGGCAGGCGGGCAGTGTGTACGGTCGCCAAATGTATGAGATCATGCGTTACTGGGACGACGATCATCCTGAATGGGATGCAGACGAACGTGCCTACGCGGCGGCGTGGCGGAACCAGCCGAAATGGGTCGTCTCGCGCTCGTTGAAGTCCGTCGGCCCCAACGCCAGGCTTATTGAGGATGATCTTGAGGGCGCGATCCGCGCGTTGAAGGCCGAGCGCGACGGGGAGATCGAAGTTGCTGGCCCGGTCTTGGCGCAAAGCCTCACCGAACTTGGCTTGATCGATGAGTATCGAATCTACCTGCACCCCGTCGTGCTTGGTCACGGCAAGCCATATTTCGCCGGACCTCGGCCGCCGCTCCACCTTATGACTCATGATCGTATTGGCGAGGATGTGATCAGGTTGACCTACGTTCCTGCTTAA
- a CDS encoding pyridoxamine 5'-phosphate oxidase family protein yields MPIERSATPIDTTRMTAVTRQLLDASTLCSIASVSANGQPHINTAYFAWDGSLNVVWMSEREAQHSQNVRTNGAVAIAVYDSSQVWRGPNRGIQLFGSADELEGEAVREAKAIYGRRFDAFAEKDFGSYCFYRCRLQRLKLFDEQMLGDATFVTARVSSNGELAWERTEVYRVM; encoded by the coding sequence ATGCCAATTGAAAGGTCCGCGACACCGATCGACACCACGCGAATGACGGCGGTTACCCGCCAACTGCTTGATGCCTCGACCCTCTGCTCAATTGCGTCGGTTTCCGCCAACGGCCAGCCACACATCAACACCGCATATTTCGCGTGGGACGGTTCGCTAAACGTCGTCTGGATGTCCGAACGCGAAGCCCAGCACTCACAGAACGTGCGCACCAACGGCGCTGTGGCCATCGCGGTTTACGACTCGAGCCAAGTCTGGAGAGGTCCGAATCGCGGAATTCAGCTATTCGGGTCCGCGGATGAGCTCGAGGGAGAGGCGGTACGGGAGGCCAAAGCGATCTATGGCCGACGTTTCGATGCATTCGCCGAGAAGGATTTCGGGTCCTATTGCTTCTACCGCTGTCGACTGCAGCGGCTGAAGCTGTTTGACGAGCAGATGCTCGGAGATGCTACGTTCGTAACTGCTCGAGTCAGCTCGAACGGCGAACTCGCTTGGGAAAGGACGGAAGTCTACAGGGTTATGTAA
- a CDS encoding GrpB family protein — protein MSAIKVVDYDPAWPGLFEEEKSRIVGLIGDMVDEIHHVGSTSVVGLCAKPKIDIDAVLCSDARVVEAVERVKALADFTFHGDPYGDGMWTFTSGHGSYGTRLYLCGPENPTHVKRMLFRDWLRTHPEDAAEYAALKRKLATETNGDWKFYTGGKSDFVAKIVRLASA, from the coding sequence ATGAGCGCGATAAAGGTTGTAGATTATGATCCGGCATGGCCCGGACTGTTCGAGGAGGAAAAGAGCCGGATCGTGGGGTTGATCGGTGACATGGTGGACGAAATCCATCATGTCGGGAGCACATCGGTCGTCGGCCTTTGTGCCAAGCCAAAAATCGACATCGACGCGGTGCTTTGCAGTGATGCGAGGGTTGTCGAGGCAGTCGAGCGCGTGAAGGCGCTCGCGGACTTTACCTTCCACGGCGATCCATACGGTGATGGCATGTGGACCTTCACCTCGGGCCACGGCTCCTATGGCACGCGGCTCTATCTCTGCGGGCCGGAGAACCCCACGCATGTCAAACGCATGCTGTTTCGCGATTGGCTCCGTACTCATCCGGAAGACGCTGCGGAATACGCCGCTCTGAAGCGCAAACTGGCGACAGAGACAAACGGCGACTGGAAATTCTACACTGGCGGCAAATCTGACTTTGTCGCGAAGATCGTGCGGCTGGCGTCCGCCTGA
- a CDS encoding choline sulfate utilization transcriptional regulator produces MRQRAVDLGWMRLFVEVARRGNLTSAAAALKISQPAISYQIRRIEEQIGVDLLTRVHRGVELTPAGQRLYDIARRAVDEVDDAVRAFRANQERSTIRLLTDYAFASLWLMPRMHAFRLLYPELDIQIVATQRLQREDLGESDVAVAFGVQRDFGDGVVLLLPEVVAPVCTPAFAEQNGPFADASSLAKSTLIHLDSSAPSPWFEWTTYLSNFNAVRDAQSGHVDLSFNTYSLVVQAAVGGQGIALGWKGLIDDHISSGLLVPVGPALEVRDRGYWLIRPERAGQPISRLGSWLLSEAKA; encoded by the coding sequence ATGAGACAGCGAGCGGTTGATCTGGGCTGGATGCGGCTGTTTGTGGAGGTGGCAAGGCGCGGCAACCTGACGTCCGCTGCGGCTGCGCTGAAAATCTCACAGCCGGCGATCAGTTATCAAATTCGACGCATAGAAGAACAGATCGGGGTGGATCTGCTGACCCGCGTGCACCGCGGCGTCGAACTCACGCCCGCGGGCCAAAGGCTTTATGACATCGCGAGGCGAGCGGTCGACGAAGTCGATGATGCTGTTCGTGCCTTTCGCGCCAACCAGGAACGTTCGACCATTCGGTTGCTGACCGATTACGCGTTCGCTTCGCTCTGGCTGATGCCGCGGATGCACGCCTTCCGGCTACTGTATCCCGAGTTGGACATCCAGATTGTCGCCACGCAGAGGCTGCAGCGGGAAGACTTGGGAGAGAGCGACGTTGCAGTCGCTTTCGGCGTGCAGCGCGATTTCGGCGACGGGGTCGTTTTGCTCTTGCCTGAAGTGGTCGCGCCTGTGTGTACCCCTGCGTTCGCCGAACAAAACGGGCCCTTCGCCGATGCTTCGTCGCTTGCAAAATCGACCCTGATTCATCTCGACAGCTCGGCGCCATCGCCGTGGTTCGAATGGACCACCTATTTATCGAATTTCAATGCGGTCAGGGATGCGCAGTCGGGACACGTCGATCTCAGCTTCAACACCTATTCGCTCGTCGTGCAGGCGGCGGTCGGAGGCCAAGGCATCGCGCTCGGGTGGAAAGGCCTCATAGATGATCACATTTCTTCCGGCCTTCTGGTCCCTGTTGGCCCCGCCCTTGAAGTCCGGGATCGCGGTTATTGGTTGATCCGACCTGAGCGGGCGGGCCAGCCTATCAGTCGCCTCGGAAGCTGGTTGTTAAGTGAGGCGAAGGCATGA
- the choX gene encoding choline ABC transporter substrate-binding protein, which yields MNRNLAVGSFALGLFLSLAGTAPVHAAEDEACKVIRMSDPGWTDITATNAVASVLLEALGYEPDIKTLSVPIGYESMKSGEIDVFLGNWMPAQSAFLEDLKKADAVEIVNRNLEGAKFTLAVPSYVADAGIKDFSDLQKRGEEFEHLIYGIEAGAPANASIEKMIAANDFGLGDWELVESSEQAMLSQVDRAEAKKAFIVFLAWAPHPMNNRFEITYLSGGDTYFGPNYGGAEVYTLARSGWTKMCPNAAALFKKLSFDIAMENTLMGKILEGEDPKEAAAAWLNEHPQMLDKWLAGVTTFDGRPGLESVKATLGL from the coding sequence ATGAACAGGAATTTGGCTGTCGGCAGTTTCGCGTTGGGTCTCTTTCTATCGCTCGCCGGCACGGCACCGGTTCACGCGGCAGAGGATGAGGCCTGCAAGGTGATCCGCATGTCCGATCCGGGCTGGACGGACATTACCGCAACCAATGCCGTCGCGAGCGTCCTGCTCGAGGCGTTGGGATATGAGCCTGACATCAAGACGCTCTCGGTGCCCATCGGCTACGAGTCGATGAAGAGCGGGGAGATCGACGTTTTCCTCGGCAACTGGATGCCGGCCCAGTCCGCCTTCCTTGAGGACCTGAAAAAGGCCGATGCCGTCGAGATCGTCAACCGCAACCTTGAAGGAGCGAAATTCACGCTGGCGGTGCCCTCCTATGTGGCCGACGCAGGCATCAAGGATTTCTCTGATCTTCAGAAGCGTGGCGAAGAGTTCGAGCACCTGATCTACGGCATCGAGGCGGGGGCGCCGGCCAATGCCAGCATTGAGAAAATGATCGCCGCCAACGACTTCGGGCTTGGCGATTGGGAGCTGGTCGAGTCCAGCGAACAGGCAATGCTTTCCCAAGTGGACCGAGCGGAAGCCAAGAAGGCATTCATCGTCTTTCTCGCATGGGCGCCGCACCCCATGAACAACCGATTTGAGATTACCTATCTGTCCGGCGGCGACACCTATTTCGGACCGAACTACGGTGGCGCGGAGGTCTACACGCTTGCGCGGTCCGGCTGGACAAAGATGTGTCCCAACGCCGCCGCCCTGTTCAAGAAGCTGTCTTTCGACATCGCAATGGAAAACACGCTGATGGGTAAAATCCTTGAAGGTGAGGACCCGAAGGAGGCGGCGGCAGCTTGGCTGAACGAACATCCGCAAATGCTCGATAAATGGCTCGCGGGGGTGACGACATTCGATGGTCGGCCTGGATTGGAGAGCGTCAAGGCCACTCTGGGACTGTAA
- the betC gene encoding choline-sulfatase, translating to MMRPNILILMVDQLNGTLFPNGPADFLHAPNLKALADRSVRFANAYTASPLCAPARASFMSGQLPSRTRVYDNAAEFASDIPTYAHHLRAAGYQTCLSGKMHFVGPDQLHGFEERLTTDIYPADFGWTPDYRKPGERIDWWYHNLGSVTGAGVAEITNQMEYDDEVAYHATRKLYDLARGNDVRPWSLTVSFTHPHDPYVARRRFWDLYEDCPALDPKIGPIPFEQQDLHSKRLLEACDHRSFDISADDVRRARRGYFASISYVDEKIGEILDVLERTGMAENTAILFVSDHGDMLGERGLWFKMSFFEGSARVPLMISAPGWKPGRIGVPVSTLDVTPTIASIAGLDIASIRPWTDGEDLAPLVHGEADRGAVPMEYAAEGSEAPLVGLRMGAYKLTLCDKDPPLLFDIDSDPDELRDLAQDPDYKEVLTSLLAEANKRWSLAAFDAAVRESQARRWVVYTALRNGAYYPWDYQPLQKASERYMRNHMDLNVLEEKQRYPRD from the coding sequence ATCATGCGGCCCAACATTCTGATCCTGATGGTCGATCAGCTAAACGGAACTCTATTTCCCAATGGCCCCGCCGATTTTCTGCATGCGCCCAACCTGAAGGCGTTGGCTGATCGCTCGGTTCGATTCGCCAACGCCTATACTGCCAGCCCGCTTTGTGCACCGGCGCGAGCATCCTTCATGTCCGGTCAACTCCCGAGCCGCACGCGCGTCTACGATAATGCGGCAGAATTTGCCTCGGACATACCGACCTACGCGCACCACCTCAGAGCGGCGGGATACCAGACTTGCCTCTCGGGAAAGATGCACTTCGTCGGGCCCGATCAACTGCATGGTTTCGAAGAACGGTTGACGACGGATATCTATCCGGCGGATTTCGGCTGGACCCCGGACTATCGTAAACCGGGCGAGCGCATCGACTGGTGGTATCATAATCTCGGCTCCGTCACGGGCGCCGGGGTTGCCGAGATCACCAATCAGATGGAATACGACGACGAGGTCGCCTACCATGCAACACGCAAGCTCTATGATCTTGCGCGCGGAAATGACGTGCGGCCGTGGAGCCTGACGGTGAGCTTCACACATCCGCACGATCCCTATGTCGCTCGCAGGCGCTTCTGGGATCTCTATGAAGATTGTCCTGCACTTGACCCGAAGATCGGGCCCATTCCCTTTGAGCAGCAGGATCTGCATTCTAAGCGCCTCCTGGAGGCTTGCGACCACCGGTCCTTCGACATTTCGGCAGATGACGTGCGGCGCGCTCGGCGCGGATATTTCGCCAGTATCTCTTACGTGGACGAGAAAATCGGCGAGATTCTTGACGTGCTCGAGCGAACCGGCATGGCTGAGAATACCGCTATACTGTTCGTATCCGACCATGGCGACATGCTTGGGGAACGCGGCCTCTGGTTCAAGATGAGCTTCTTCGAAGGCTCGGCGCGCGTGCCGCTGATGATATCGGCGCCCGGCTGGAAGCCCGGCAGGATAGGCGTACCGGTGTCGACGCTCGACGTGACGCCCACGATCGCCTCCATTGCAGGCCTGGATATCGCTTCGATCCGCCCCTGGACCGATGGCGAAGATCTCGCGCCGCTGGTGCATGGCGAAGCCGACCGTGGTGCGGTACCCATGGAATACGCAGCAGAAGGTTCGGAGGCACCACTCGTTGGATTGCGAATGGGGGCATACAAGCTGACGCTCTGCGACAAGGACCCACCGCTGCTGTTCGACATCGACTCTGATCCCGATGAATTGAGAGATCTCGCGCAGGACCCGGATTACAAGGAAGTCCTTACCAGCTTGCTCGCCGAAGCAAACAAGCGCTGGAGCCTCGCGGCGTTCGACGCCGCGGTCCGCGAAAGCCAGGCGCGCCGGTGGGTGGTCTACACGGCCTTGCGCAACGGCGCTTATTATCCTTGGGACTATCAGCCGTTGCAGAAGGCTTCCGAGCGATACATGCGCAATCACATGGATCTCAACGTGCTTGAGGAGAAGCAGCGGTACCCTCGAGATTGA
- a CDS encoding GNAT family N-acetyltransferase — translation MEISHLKDCPIWADTIADRAWHAWWTESDVSLADYRAHLNPMIESDGVPLALVAHANGVYLGSVLVIECDLDDRPEYAPWIAALWVEPDARRHGIAAKLIEAARAEAAENGYDLCYLCATPDNSPYYLARGFKLIESDVSGLNVFSI, via the coding sequence GTGGAAATTTCCCATCTTAAAGACTGCCCCATTTGGGCGGATACCATCGCGGACCGAGCATGGCATGCATGGTGGACAGAGAGTGATGTGTCATTGGCGGACTACCGCGCCCACCTCAATCCTATGATCGAAAGTGACGGCGTCCCCCTTGCTCTTGTTGCCCATGCAAACGGCGTCTACCTCGGATCAGTATTGGTCATCGAATGCGATCTTGATGATCGCCCGGAGTACGCACCGTGGATTGCTGCGCTCTGGGTCGAGCCCGATGCTAGAAGACACGGCATTGCTGCGAAACTGATTGAAGCGGCCCGCGCAGAGGCCGCTGAGAACGGGTACGACCTTTGTTATCTTTGCGCAACGCCCGATAACTCGCCATACTATCTGGCCCGTGGTTTCAAGCTGATCGAGAGCGATGTGTCAGGACTGAATGTGTTTTCGATCTAG